A genomic region of Salinibacter pepae contains the following coding sequences:
- a CDS encoding S46 family peptidase translates to MRTSVWRLVAILGIGAALLAGCGGSGGTVSVPVVERPDETESVDDTLGATAAEAASVPSPSDTVRAQRFDRGRMWTVENLPTSYFQKAHGVTPDDEWRTKARRGALRFGSGCSASFVSSRGLVMTNHHCAREHITDVRRDGEALLKNGFYAAARSDERRAPDLHVDQLVEAENVTGTVYDGLREGREAGAQAREQRVQSLQEQLTAEASTRDSSLRVEVKALYQGARYTAYTYRRYEDVRLVMAPELQLGYFGGTEDNFTYPRYALDVAFFRVYTPEGEPLRPEHHFSWDTEGAQPNESVFAVGHPGSTSRLDMVSQLEYQRDHALPDRLEALRTRGDLLETYIRSNPDSSDRYGLRNTYFSIENTIKGQTGQLRGLRDSYLLARRGAAIRALQDSIRAVDSLRQSYGTIVERIGGLQQSKVVMAEKAGAFVTFANLELGSRILVRALHGYYYDFLRTRGAPPDRLEAIREDAEQVTDWPAGLEKEFLIAQFEEIRSAYGADHPTVQRLFKARTPEEVAARLVEKSALMDSTRFLTLLDEGYRKSDDPSVPVIEALAPMFLNTNRQMQDVRASERTLNARLSRARLSVYGATFPPDATRSLRLSDGRVRGYQYNGTTAPPFTTFYGLYDRYSSHNEEAWSLPARWATAVDSIDLDTPLNLVSTVDISGGSSGSALLNKDLEVVGVVFDSNMEALPNEYLYRRNGARAVAVDGRGILEALRTVYGADRLVEEITTDGDGPEG, encoded by the coding sequence ATGCGCACTTCCGTTTGGCGTCTCGTCGCAATATTGGGCATTGGGGCCGCGCTCCTTGCGGGCTGTGGGGGGAGCGGGGGCACCGTATCGGTGCCCGTTGTGGAGCGTCCCGATGAGACCGAGTCCGTAGACGACACGCTGGGGGCGACCGCCGCGGAGGCGGCGTCGGTCCCGTCGCCCTCCGACACCGTCCGGGCCCAGCGGTTCGACCGCGGGCGGATGTGGACGGTGGAGAACCTGCCCACGTCCTACTTCCAGAAGGCCCACGGCGTCACCCCCGACGACGAGTGGCGCACGAAGGCCCGGCGGGGCGCGCTTCGGTTCGGCAGTGGGTGCTCGGCGTCGTTCGTGTCGTCGAGGGGGCTCGTGATGACCAATCACCACTGCGCGCGGGAGCACATCACGGACGTCCGTCGAGACGGAGAGGCCCTCTTGAAGAACGGGTTCTACGCGGCGGCCCGCAGCGACGAGCGTCGCGCCCCCGATTTGCATGTCGACCAGCTCGTCGAGGCGGAGAACGTCACCGGGACGGTATACGACGGGCTTCGCGAGGGGCGTGAGGCGGGAGCGCAGGCCCGCGAGCAGCGCGTCCAGTCGCTCCAAGAACAGTTGACGGCCGAGGCCAGCACGCGGGACAGCTCGCTCCGCGTGGAGGTCAAGGCGCTGTACCAGGGGGCGCGGTACACGGCCTACACGTACCGCCGGTACGAGGACGTCCGGCTCGTGATGGCCCCGGAGCTGCAGCTCGGGTACTTCGGGGGAACGGAGGACAACTTCACGTATCCCCGGTACGCGCTGGACGTGGCCTTCTTTCGGGTCTACACCCCGGAGGGCGAGCCCCTTCGCCCCGAGCACCACTTCTCGTGGGACACAGAGGGGGCCCAGCCCAACGAGTCGGTCTTTGCCGTGGGGCACCCGGGCTCCACGAGTCGCCTCGACATGGTCTCGCAGCTCGAGTATCAGCGGGACCACGCGCTGCCCGACCGGCTTGAGGCCCTCCGGACGCGGGGCGACCTGCTTGAGACCTACATCCGCAGCAATCCCGACTCGTCCGACCGATACGGCCTTCGAAATACCTATTTCTCGATCGAGAACACGATCAAAGGGCAGACGGGCCAGCTCCGAGGGCTCCGCGACTCGTACCTCCTCGCGCGGCGCGGCGCGGCGATCCGGGCCCTCCAAGACTCCATCCGGGCCGTCGACTCGCTGCGGCAGTCGTACGGGACGATCGTGGAGCGGATTGGGGGCCTTCAGCAGTCCAAGGTCGTGATGGCGGAGAAGGCCGGGGCCTTCGTGACGTTCGCGAATCTGGAGCTCGGGTCCCGGATTCTGGTGCGGGCACTTCACGGGTACTACTACGACTTCCTCCGCACACGCGGCGCGCCCCCCGATCGGCTGGAGGCCATTCGGGAGGACGCCGAGCAGGTCACCGACTGGCCCGCCGGGCTCGAAAAGGAGTTCTTGATAGCACAATTTGAGGAAATCCGGTCGGCCTACGGCGCCGACCACCCCACCGTCCAGCGACTCTTCAAGGCGCGCACGCCGGAGGAGGTGGCCGCCCGGCTGGTGGAAAAAAGTGCACTGATGGACTCGACGCGGTTCCTCACTCTGCTCGACGAGGGGTACCGCAAGAGCGACGACCCGTCGGTGCCGGTCATCGAGGCGCTGGCGCCCATGTTCCTGAACACGAATCGCCAGATGCAGGATGTGCGGGCGTCGGAGCGAACCCTCAATGCGCGCCTCTCGCGGGCCCGGCTTTCGGTCTACGGGGCCACGTTTCCGCCGGACGCCACGCGCTCGCTGCGGCTCTCGGACGGCCGCGTGCGGGGGTATCAATACAACGGGACGACGGCCCCGCCCTTCACGACCTTCTACGGGCTGTACGACCGGTACTCTTCCCACAACGAGGAGGCGTGGTCGCTCCCTGCACGGTGGGCCACGGCGGTCGACTCGATCGACCTCGATACCCCCCTCAACCTCGTCTCGACCGTCGACATCTCGGGCGGCAGCTCCGGGTCGGCACTGCTGAACAAAGACCTCGAAGTTGTCGGGGTGGTCTTCGACAGCAACATGGAGGCCCTCCCCAACGAGTACCTCTACCGCCGGAACGGCGCCCGGGCGGTGGCGGTCGACGGGCGGGGCATCCTGGAGGCCCTCCGTACGGTCTACGGGGCCGATCGCCTCGTCGAGGAGATCACCACGGATGGGGATGGGCCCGAGGGGTGA
- a CDS encoding S46 family peptidase, with protein MTLRGSALIIGVASLLWGGLGMGPEAQAQDRGAPRFGPAAPGDTVVAEASDAGRIWSLVAPPVDRLARRYGMEGDSAWAAHLRRSVLRLPGCTGALVSADGLALTTARCVRRHLDSQGDTAIVAERPADERAVPALHADRLVQTNDVTTAVRTARQDTAEAAAVSAVQGRLQEEAEAGRHVEVSADGEGAYTAYTYRRYQDVRVALLPDRRISAFGGPDAALTYPRPAFDVALLRIYTPEGRPLAPDRFFEPSTQGARPGDAVFSAGPPAATRRAESAAQLTVRQDLVLPARRDRLETRAQALRARLDTAGAMPSLRPALRDAERALKQTRARLEALRNEYVRARLEQRDERLRRALRRAPALQRRFGGLLDSLDAIQNTKRTLGAVYRAFGAAEGGPHASSTYRRLLREEGQEAPARTASSHASGAPGGAADSLQSSSGPVEIALLAARLEALQRHLRPDSAAVDRLLGGQSPAERAASVVDQLASASGDGTHAFPTAGPAADVAAVVGTRARSFHEQWRGLTRAERRLTRRLADARQAVRSVPMLASGTAPRLTDGRVRGYPYNGTTAPPFTTVFGLYERARAFGGETPWGLPERWQKAGGRMDRSTPLTLVASVDGAVSNNGAPLLNQSLELVGVAAGPNIQGVAGTYLFLPERMRTVGTDVRGLREALTAVYGADALVDELFGGRSSARSP; from the coding sequence ATGACGCTCCGAGGCTCCGCACTCATCATCGGCGTGGCGAGTCTGCTGTGGGGCGGCCTCGGAATGGGGCCGGAGGCGCAGGCGCAGGACCGGGGGGCGCCGCGCTTCGGCCCGGCCGCGCCGGGCGACACGGTCGTGGCGGAGGCGTCGGACGCGGGACGAATCTGGAGCCTTGTTGCGCCGCCGGTCGACCGGCTTGCGCGTCGGTACGGGATGGAGGGGGACAGCGCCTGGGCGGCTCACCTGCGCCGAAGTGTCCTGCGGCTTCCCGGATGCACGGGGGCGCTGGTCTCGGCGGATGGCCTGGCCCTTACGACGGCCCGCTGTGTGCGACGGCACCTCGATTCTCAAGGCGACACCGCCATCGTGGCCGAGCGGCCCGCCGATGAGCGCGCCGTGCCGGCCCTGCACGCAGACCGCCTGGTCCAAACGAACGACGTGACCACGGCAGTGCGGACGGCCCGACAGGATACCGCCGAGGCAGCAGCAGTATCTGCGGTTCAGGGGCGACTTCAGGAGGAGGCCGAGGCGGGTCGGCACGTGGAGGTGTCGGCCGACGGCGAAGGCGCATACACGGCGTACACCTACCGGCGCTACCAAGATGTGCGCGTTGCCCTGCTGCCGGACCGGCGAATCAGCGCGTTCGGGGGCCCCGATGCGGCGCTGACGTATCCGCGGCCGGCCTTCGACGTCGCCCTGCTTCGCATCTACACGCCGGAGGGGCGGCCGCTGGCCCCGGACCGCTTCTTCGAACCGTCCACGCAGGGCGCACGCCCCGGAGACGCCGTGTTTTCGGCGGGGCCGCCCGCAGCCACGCGCCGGGCGGAGAGTGCGGCGCAGCTCACCGTGCGGCAGGACCTGGTGCTGCCGGCGCGGCGCGACCGCTTGGAGACGCGGGCACAAGCCCTCCGAGCCCGTCTCGATACCGCCGGGGCGATGCCCTCGCTACGTCCGGCCCTCCGCGATGCCGAGCGGGCCCTGAAGCAGACCCGGGCGCGTCTGGAGGCCCTGCGGAACGAGTATGTGCGGGCTCGTCTCGAGCAGCGAGACGAGCGGCTCCGGCGGGCCCTTCGCCGAGCCCCGGCCCTCCAGCGGCGGTTTGGGGGGCTGCTGGACAGCCTAGACGCGATTCAGAACACCAAACGAACGCTTGGCGCCGTCTACCGGGCCTTCGGGGCCGCGGAGGGCGGGCCGCACGCCTCGTCGACGTACCGTCGGCTGCTACGAGAAGAAGGACAGGAGGCGCCGGCGCGCACCGCGTCCTCGCACGCCTCGGGGGCTCCGGGGGGCGCCGCGGACTCCCTCCAGTCTTCGTCAGGGCCGGTCGAGATCGCTCTGCTGGCCGCCCGGCTGGAGGCCCTCCAGCGGCACCTCCGCCCGGACTCTGCCGCCGTGGACCGGCTCCTCGGAGGGCAGTCGCCCGCTGAGCGCGCCGCCTCGGTCGTCGACCAGCTCGCGTCGGCCTCGGGGGACGGGACGCACGCATTCCCCACCGCCGGTCCCGCGGCCGACGTAGCCGCCGTGGTCGGGACGCGGGCCCGCTCCTTCCACGAGCAGTGGCGGGGCCTCACGCGGGCTGAACGCCGCCTCACTCGGCGTCTTGCAGACGCCCGCCAGGCCGTCCGGTCGGTCCCCATGTTGGCGAGCGGAACCGCCCCCCGGTTGACGGACGGGCGCGTCCGGGGCTACCCGTACAACGGAACGACGGCCCCGCCCTTCACCACTGTCTTTGGCCTCTACGAACGGGCCCGTGCGTTTGGCGGGGAGACGCCTTGGGGCCTCCCGGAGCGGTGGCAAAAGGCGGGGGGACGGATGGATCGCTCGACGCCCCTTACCCTCGTGGCCTCCGTCGACGGGGCGGTCAGTAACAACGGGGCGCCGCTCCTCAACCAATCCCTGGAGCTGGTCGGGGTCGCCGCGGGGCCCAACATTCAGGGCGTGGCGGGCACGTACCTCTTCCTGCCGGAGCGGATGCGGACCGTGGGGACGGACGTGCGTGGCCTGCGCGAGGCCCTGACGGCCGTGTACGGGGCGGATGCGCTGGTCGACGAATTATTCGGGGGCCGCTCGTCCGCCCGGTCGCCCTGA
- a CDS encoding PAS domain-containing protein, with translation MLDPDLPDAFARHLLTAVADHSFNALTITRASGAEEPGEIVYVNDAFVDLTGYEADEVMGETPGILQGPETEQEVLDRLGQKLGAGEVFHGRATNYRKDGSEFTMEWKVIPVAESEVDGDGADPDETPGASIYHVAVQREAPAT, from the coding sequence ATGCTTGATCCCGATCTCCCCGACGCGTTCGCCCGGCACCTGCTGACGGCCGTGGCCGACCACTCTTTCAACGCCCTTACCATCACTCGTGCCTCCGGCGCGGAGGAGCCCGGCGAGATCGTCTACGTCAACGACGCGTTCGTGGACCTGACGGGCTACGAGGCCGACGAGGTGATGGGGGAGACGCCCGGGATTCTGCAGGGCCCCGAGACCGAGCAGGAGGTGCTGGACCGCCTCGGCCAGAAGCTTGGGGCCGGAGAAGTCTTTCACGGCCGGGCGACCAACTACCGAAAAGACGGCTCCGAGTTTACGATGGAGTGGAAGGTCATTCCCGTCGCCGAGAGCGAGGTGGATGGGGACGGGGCGGATCCCGACGAGACGCCGGGGGCGTCCATCTACCACGTTGCGGTGCAGCGCGAGGCGCCGGCCACGTAG
- a CDS encoding nucleotide pyrophosphohydrolase encodes MPDAPTPPASIEEATARVTRFREARDWDQYHTPRHLSRAVAVEASELEEEFLWKDDRDVTEHLRSEEGREAIEDEVGDVLISLLLFCERAGIDPLEALGAKLEKTKKKYPVEDA; translated from the coding sequence ATGCCCGACGCCCCCACGCCCCCGGCCTCCATCGAGGAGGCCACCGCCCGAGTCACCCGCTTCCGCGAGGCCCGCGACTGGGACCAATACCACACGCCACGCCACCTCTCACGGGCCGTGGCGGTGGAGGCGAGCGAACTGGAAGAGGAGTTTCTGTGGAAGGACGACCGTGACGTGACGGAGCATCTCCGGTCCGAAGAAGGCCGGGAGGCGATCGAGGACGAGGTGGGGGACGTGCTGATCTCCCTTCTCCTCTTCTGTGAGCGGGCGGGGATCGACCCGCTGGAGGCGCTCGGGGCGAAGCTGGAGAAAACGAAGAAGAAGTACCCCGTCGAGGACGCCTGA
- a CDS encoding DNA polymerase domain-containing protein: MSSPPAVNTPAAADATQSAADTALFGKDPMPRLVDVHPMMDRPSDEPARVRVYQRSEDFASIHEEEDTFFPFFFLSDVSLLADRYRSGGVHTATPLNGDNFYQYLLTFETWSDYWDALRQVENRSDSDQQPPDELYRVGSPAQQYLMQTGRSCLLGMTLDDLHRLQLDIEVYSEGSFPNADRPDDKVIIVALSDNRGWDEVLHLRDGIGEEQLLQELVYVLRERDPDVIEGHNIFEFDLAYLLDRCALHGVDFAIGRDGSVPRTYDSSMRFAERTVDYPAVDIVGRHVIDTYFQVMSFDVFSRDLPDYSLKTAARYFDLAPEERTYIEGTEIANAWRTDRATLLEYALDDVIETKRLAGHLSGSTFYLAQMLPMTYGSSARRGPAGKIESLFVREYLRRRHALPRSEWGSQSMGGYTDIFITGVMGPIVYADVESLYPSIMLNYDVQPSGDTLDLFPQLLERLTDLRLETKEDMKEAEEEEVRSELDARQSSYKVLINCFDPETEVVTVDGIRHVEEIEVGDRVYSLNPDTGAVEIKPVTATQSQHYAGPMVEIKNQHTDFLVTPNHRFLTQRFTSGEYTDLEWETAGDMLEDRIRRRLPSLRSLPATQERPGPISLSAVCDRLAIEHKTGPRGIKELRRQARWQPEEYGLTDWLRSLGGFATEGTLYKSKAQYENGNVRGVSYRTPPCQKNDIGRSEISTLLNRTGITYSSDQNGHSFCSKVLYEILEAECGSDSFSKHLPPWIFQLGPKDLKIVFDTLMQGDGAASGDRFTTSSDQLAEDFIRLAMHVGRRAFHMPNDGSHRIQVNTVRGQRPTVKPKHRQLVDYDGMIHCLTVADNHTVLAGRNRKFNWTGQSFYGLLGFGLSAFNDFEEADRVARTGQQILRQLIDEIQARGGTVIEVDTDGVLFVPPEDVRGEQAEIDYTVGLTEAMPEGIRVGFDGRFKKMLSYKKKNYALLTYDDELKFKGSSLISRSNEPFGRDFVRKAIRRLLDHDVAGLHELYVDTRDKIVNSDWESVERFARTETLKDTLEQYEADVEAGQRPRAATYELAREKQNRTGKPVKKGDRITYYITGDDATVTAFKHCRRAEEWNPEDPDENTAYYLKRLDEFASKFEPFFDEHDFRLVFAPEDLFGFSAEGIDIQTTRHESEYEDSQDEVPF, translated from the coding sequence ATGTCGTCTCCGCCGGCCGTCAACACCCCTGCCGCCGCCGACGCGACCCAGTCGGCGGCGGACACGGCCCTGTTCGGGAAAGACCCCATGCCCCGCCTCGTGGACGTCCACCCGATGATGGACCGCCCGTCGGACGAGCCGGCTCGGGTGCGCGTCTACCAGCGGTCGGAGGACTTTGCCTCCATCCACGAGGAGGAGGACACCTTCTTCCCGTTTTTCTTCCTCTCCGACGTCTCGCTGCTCGCGGATCGGTACCGGAGTGGGGGCGTCCACACGGCCACGCCGCTCAACGGCGACAACTTCTACCAGTACCTGCTGACCTTCGAGACGTGGAGCGACTACTGGGACGCCCTCCGGCAGGTCGAAAACCGATCGGACAGCGACCAGCAACCGCCCGACGAGCTCTACCGAGTCGGGTCCCCCGCCCAGCAGTACCTCATGCAGACCGGGCGGTCGTGCCTTCTCGGCATGACGCTGGACGACCTGCACCGCCTGCAGCTCGACATTGAAGTGTACTCCGAGGGCAGCTTCCCCAACGCCGACCGCCCCGACGACAAGGTGATCATCGTGGCCCTCTCCGACAATCGGGGCTGGGACGAGGTGCTGCACCTCCGCGACGGGATCGGGGAGGAGCAGCTGCTCCAGGAGCTCGTCTACGTCCTCCGGGAGCGGGACCCGGACGTGATCGAGGGCCACAACATCTTCGAGTTCGACCTTGCCTACCTCCTCGACCGCTGCGCCCTGCACGGCGTCGACTTTGCCATTGGGCGCGACGGGTCGGTCCCCCGCACCTACGACTCCAGCATGCGCTTCGCGGAGCGGACGGTCGACTACCCGGCCGTCGACATCGTGGGGCGCCACGTCATCGACACCTACTTCCAGGTGATGTCGTTCGACGTGTTCAGCCGCGACCTCCCGGACTACAGCCTCAAAACGGCCGCCCGCTACTTCGACCTCGCCCCCGAGGAGCGCACCTACATCGAGGGCACCGAGATCGCCAACGCCTGGCGCACCGACCGGGCGACGCTGCTGGAGTACGCGCTCGACGACGTAATCGAGACGAAGCGGCTGGCGGGCCACCTCTCCGGCTCCACCTTCTACCTCGCCCAGATGCTCCCGATGACCTACGGCTCGTCGGCGCGGCGCGGCCCGGCGGGCAAGATCGAGAGCCTCTTCGTCCGGGAGTACCTGCGCCGGCGCCACGCCCTGCCCCGCAGCGAGTGGGGCAGCCAGTCGATGGGCGGCTACACCGACATCTTCATCACGGGCGTCATGGGCCCCATCGTCTACGCCGACGTGGAGAGCCTGTACCCGTCCATCATGCTCAACTACGACGTGCAGCCGTCCGGGGACACGCTGGACCTCTTCCCGCAGCTCCTGGAGCGGCTCACGGACCTGCGCCTGGAGACGAAGGAAGACATGAAGGAGGCCGAGGAGGAGGAAGTCCGCAGCGAGCTCGACGCGCGGCAGAGCTCTTACAAGGTGCTCATCAATTGCTTCGACCCAGAGACGGAGGTCGTAACTGTCGATGGCATTCGGCACGTCGAGGAAATCGAGGTTGGAGACCGGGTCTACTCTCTCAATCCGGACACCGGTGCGGTCGAGATCAAGCCCGTCACAGCCACCCAGTCTCAGCACTACGCGGGCCCGATGGTCGAGATAAAAAACCAGCACACTGATTTTCTGGTTACCCCGAACCACCGGTTCCTAACACAGAGGTTCACGTCCGGTGAATACACGGACCTGGAGTGGGAAACGGCCGGCGACATGCTGGAGGACCGGATTCGTCGCCGTTTGCCCTCTCTCCGCTCACTTCCCGCTACTCAAGAGAGACCGGGTCCGATTTCTCTATCTGCCGTGTGCGATCGACTTGCGATTGAGCACAAAACAGGCCCGCGCGGCATCAAGGAGCTTCGTCGACAAGCACGCTGGCAGCCGGAAGAATACGGATTGACCGACTGGCTTCGCAGTCTTGGGGGGTTCGCAACGGAAGGAACGCTCTACAAAAGCAAAGCACAGTATGAGAATGGAAATGTGCGCGGCGTCTCGTACCGGACGCCCCCCTGCCAAAAAAACGACATAGGACGTTCTGAAATTTCGACCTTACTCAACCGGACAGGCATTACGTACAGCTCCGACCAGAACGGCCACTCTTTCTGTTCGAAAGTGCTGTATGAAATCCTGGAGGCCGAGTGCGGATCGGACAGTTTCTCGAAGCACCTTCCCCCCTGGATCTTTCAGCTTGGGCCCAAGGACCTGAAGATTGTATTTGACACCTTGATGCAAGGGGATGGCGCCGCAAGTGGGGATCGTTTCACGACCTCCAGCGATCAGTTGGCCGAAGATTTTATCCGCCTTGCAATGCACGTAGGGCGTCGCGCCTTTCACATGCCGAATGATGGCAGCCACCGAATTCAAGTAAATACGGTTCGGGGCCAGCGCCCGACGGTCAAGCCGAAGCATCGGCAACTGGTGGACTACGACGGAATGATCCACTGCCTGACCGTTGCTGACAACCACACGGTGCTCGCAGGGCGCAATCGCAAGTTCAACTGGACGGGTCAGAGCTTCTACGGGCTCCTCGGCTTCGGGCTCTCGGCCTTCAACGACTTCGAAGAGGCCGACCGCGTGGCGCGCACGGGGCAACAGATCCTGCGCCAGTTGATCGATGAGATCCAGGCACGCGGCGGCACGGTAATCGAAGTCGACACCGACGGGGTCCTGTTCGTGCCCCCCGAGGACGTGCGGGGGGAGCAGGCCGAGATCGACTACACCGTGGGCCTGACGGAGGCCATGCCGGAGGGCATCCGCGTCGGGTTCGACGGGCGGTTCAAGAAGATGCTGTCGTACAAGAAGAAAAACTACGCCCTCCTCACCTACGACGACGAGCTAAAGTTTAAGGGCTCCTCCCTCATCTCCCGCTCCAACGAGCCGTTCGGGCGCGACTTCGTCCGGAAGGCCATCCGCCGCCTCCTCGACCACGACGTGGCGGGGCTGCACGAGCTCTACGTGGACACCCGCGATAAAATCGTCAACAGCGACTGGGAGAGCGTGGAGCGCTTCGCCCGCACCGAGACGCTCAAAGACACGCTGGAGCAGTACGAGGCCGACGTGGAGGCGGGCCAGCGCCCCCGGGCCGCCACCTACGAGCTCGCCAGAGAGAAGCAGAACCGCACGGGCAAGCCCGTCAAGAAGGGCGACCGCATCACGTACTACATCACCGGCGACGACGCCACCGTCACGGCCTTCAAGCACTGCCGGCGGGCCGAGGAGTGGAACCCCGAGGATCCGGACGAGAACACCGCCTACTACTTGAAACGACTCGACGAGTTTGCGAGCAAGTTCGAGCCGTTCTTTGACGAGCACGACTTCCGCCTCGTCTTCGCCCCGGAAGACCTCTTCGGCTTTTCAGCGGAAGGCATTGACATCCAGACCACCAGGCACGAGTCTGAGTATGAGGACAGTCAGGATGAGGTGCCGTTCTGA
- a CDS encoding sodium:solute symporter family protein produces MPEWAVILSICGLYLVLVLGLGVWSGRTVSASVDGYVAGDRTLGVIVLYFVLGASVFSSFAFLGAPGWAYSRGAAAFYIIAYGTVGMVPFYFLGPRARQVGEAFGFVTQAEMLAHRYDSRTLSVVLAALSVVAFVPYLTLQMKGAGLLLSTISDGVVPQWLGALVAYGVVLVYVFASGMMAIGWTNTVQGLFMMAVAWFLGLYLPETLHGGIQPMFEAIAASDKAALLDVPGLAADGSPWSWAGYSSAVVVSAVGFSMWPHLFMRAFTAQSDRTLKLTVVLYPTFQLFLVPILLIGFAGVLAFPGVAPPDTIVPHLLTQIELSPVLVGLVCAGALAASMSSGDAILHAAASIGLRDGIKPLLAAPMTDTRQRQWIRGLVVATSATAYYFAVFSEVGIVALLLGAYGGVAQIFPLVFAAFYWPRATGAGALAGLLVGVGANTLFLVAPQLRPVPLHEGVYGLVANIAVFIAVSLLTPAHDREHLRAYTHSDRLAADEPVAS; encoded by the coding sequence ATGCCCGAGTGGGCCGTCATTCTATCCATCTGCGGCCTCTACCTCGTCCTGGTCCTGGGCCTCGGGGTCTGGTCGGGGCGCACGGTCTCCGCGAGCGTGGACGGGTACGTGGCGGGCGACCGGACGCTGGGCGTGATCGTGCTCTACTTTGTGCTCGGGGCCTCGGTCTTCTCCTCGTTTGCGTTCCTCGGCGCCCCCGGCTGGGCCTACTCGCGGGGCGCGGCCGCCTTCTACATCATCGCCTACGGCACGGTGGGGATGGTGCCCTTCTACTTCCTCGGCCCGCGGGCCCGGCAGGTCGGCGAGGCGTTCGGGTTCGTCACCCAGGCCGAGATGCTGGCCCACCGGTACGACAGCCGCACGCTCTCGGTGGTCCTGGCCGCGCTCAGCGTCGTCGCGTTCGTGCCCTACCTGACCCTCCAGATGAAGGGGGCGGGCCTGCTGCTGTCGACCATCTCCGACGGCGTGGTGCCGCAGTGGCTCGGGGCGCTCGTGGCCTACGGCGTGGTGCTGGTCTACGTCTTCGCCAGCGGCATGATGGCGATCGGGTGGACGAACACGGTGCAGGGCCTCTTCATGATGGCCGTCGCCTGGTTCTTGGGGCTCTACCTGCCGGAGACGCTGCACGGGGGCATCCAGCCCATGTTCGAGGCGATCGCGGCGAGCGACAAGGCGGCCCTGCTCGACGTTCCGGGCCTCGCGGCGGACGGGTCGCCCTGGAGCTGGGCCGGCTACAGCTCGGCCGTCGTCGTGTCGGCCGTCGGCTTCTCGATGTGGCCGCACCTCTTTATGCGGGCCTTCACGGCCCAGAGCGACCGCACCCTCAAGCTAACGGTGGTCCTGTACCCCACCTTCCAGCTGTTTCTCGTGCCCATCCTGCTGATCGGCTTCGCGGGCGTGCTGGCGTTTCCGGGGGTCGCGCCGCCCGATACGATTGTCCCGCACCTGCTCACTCAGATCGAGCTGTCGCCCGTCCTGGTGGGGCTCGTGTGCGCGGGGGCGCTGGCCGCCTCCATGTCGTCGGGCGACGCGATCCTGCACGCCGCCGCCTCCATCGGGCTGCGCGACGGCATCAAGCCGCTGCTCGCCGCCCCCATGACCGACACCCGGCAGCGCCAGTGGATTCGCGGGCTCGTCGTCGCCACGAGCGCCACGGCCTACTACTTCGCGGTCTTCTCGGAGGTCGGCATCGTGGCACTCCTGCTTGGGGCCTACGGGGGGGTCGCGCAGATCTTCCCCCTCGTCTTTGCGGCCTTCTACTGGCCCCGTGCCACCGGCGCCGGCGCACTGGCAGGCCTGCTGGTGGGGGTCGGCGCGAACACCCTCTTCCTCGTCGCCCCCCAGCTCCGCCCTGTGCCTCTGCACGAGGGCGTCTACGGGCTCGTGGCGAACATCGCCGTCTTCATTGCGGTGAGCCTCCTCACTCCGGCCCACGACCGGGAGCACCTCCGGGCGTACACGCATTCCGACCGGCTGGCCGCCGACGAACCGGTTGCGTCGTAG